One genomic segment of Streptomyces liangshanensis includes these proteins:
- the murQ gene encoding N-acetylmuramic acid 6-phosphate etherase: MTSTSGPSAPDPSSSGTYGESSSGTYGELRAQLDALTTEAFRPELAEIDQLPTLDIARIMNREDSTVPDAVATQLPLIAAAVDAVAERAARGGRLIYAGAGTAGRLGVLDASECPPTFNTAPEQVVGLIAGGPGAMVTSVEGAEDSKELAAADLTALKLTADDTVVGVSASGRTPYAVGAVEYARGLGALTLGLSCNAGSALAAAAEHGIEVVVGPELLTGSTRLKAGTAQKLVLNMISTITMIRLGKTYGNLMVDVRASNEKLRARSRRIVALATGASDPEIEAALAATDGEVKPAILTILGEVDGPGAASLLAESRGHLRAALKAARTA; encoded by the coding sequence ATGACCTCGACCTCCGGCCCTTCCGCTCCCGACCCTTCCTCCTCCGGCACGTACGGCGAATCCTCTTCCGGCACGTACGGCGAGCTCCGCGCGCAGCTCGACGCGCTCACCACCGAGGCGTTCCGGCCCGAGCTGGCCGAGATCGACCAGCTGCCCACGCTCGACATCGCCCGGATCATGAACCGCGAGGACAGCACCGTCCCCGACGCGGTCGCCACCCAACTGCCCCTCATCGCCGCCGCCGTGGACGCCGTGGCCGAGCGGGCCGCGCGCGGCGGCCGGCTGATCTACGCGGGCGCGGGCACGGCGGGGCGGCTGGGGGTGCTGGACGCCAGCGAGTGCCCTCCGACGTTCAACACCGCCCCGGAGCAGGTCGTCGGCCTGATCGCGGGCGGGCCGGGCGCGATGGTGACGTCCGTCGAAGGCGCCGAGGACTCCAAGGAGCTGGCCGCCGCCGACCTGACGGCACTCAAGCTGACCGCGGACGACACGGTGGTCGGCGTCTCCGCGTCGGGCCGGACCCCGTACGCGGTCGGCGCGGTCGAGTACGCCCGCGGCCTCGGCGCCCTCACCCTCGGCCTGTCGTGCAACGCGGGCAGCGCGCTGGCGGCGGCCGCCGAGCACGGCATCGAGGTGGTCGTCGGCCCCGAACTGCTCACGGGGTCGACCCGCCTCAAGGCCGGTACGGCGCAGAAGCTCGTCCTCAACATGATCTCGACGATCACGATGATCCGGCTCGGCAAGACGTACGGGAACCTGATGGTCGACGTCCGCGCGTCGAACGAGAAGCTGCGCGCCCGCTCGCGGCGGATCGTCGCGCTGGCCACCGGCGCGTCCGACCCGGAGATCGAGGCGGCCCTCGCGGCCACCGACGGAGAGGTGAAGCCCGCGATCCTCACCATCCTCGGCGAGGTCGACGGCCCCGGCGCCGCGTCGCTCCTGGCGGAGTCCCGGGGGCACCTGCGCGCGGCCCTGAAGGCGGCCCGCACCGCCTGA
- a CDS encoding MurR/RpiR family transcriptional regulator: MTRDVKESFSAGAPPAPAALAAKVRTLAPSMTRSMQLVAEAVAGDPAGCAALTVTGLAELTGTSEATVVRTARLLGYPGYRDLRLALAGLAAQQQSGRAPAVTADITVDDPIADVVAKLAYDEQQTLADTAAALDTVQLGAVVAAAAAARRIDIYGVGASALVGMDLVQKLSRIGLVAQAHSDPHLAVTHAVQLRAGDVAIAITHSGSTWDAIEPLRVAFDRGATTVAITGRPDGPVSQYADHLLTTSTARESELRPAAMSSRTSQLLVVDCLFIGVAQRTYETAAPALSASYEALAHRHSPRTTR, from the coding sequence ATGACTCGGGACGTGAAGGAAAGTTTCAGCGCCGGTGCCCCGCCCGCGCCCGCGGCCCTGGCCGCCAAGGTGCGGACCCTCGCGCCCTCCATGACCCGGTCCATGCAGCTCGTCGCCGAGGCCGTGGCGGGCGACCCGGCCGGCTGCGCGGCGCTCACCGTCACCGGCCTCGCGGAGCTGACCGGCACGAGCGAGGCGACCGTCGTCCGCACCGCCCGCCTCCTCGGCTACCCCGGCTACCGGGACCTGCGCCTCGCGCTCGCCGGCCTCGCCGCCCAGCAGCAGTCGGGCCGGGCGCCCGCCGTGACCGCCGACATCACGGTCGACGACCCCATCGCGGACGTCGTCGCGAAGCTCGCGTACGACGAGCAGCAGACCCTCGCCGACACCGCCGCCGCCCTCGACACCGTCCAGCTCGGCGCCGTCGTCGCCGCGGCGGCGGCCGCGCGCCGCATCGACATCTACGGCGTCGGCGCCTCCGCGCTCGTCGGGATGGACCTCGTACAGAAGCTGTCGCGCATCGGCCTCGTCGCCCAGGCGCACAGCGACCCGCATCTCGCCGTCACGCACGCCGTCCAGCTCCGCGCCGGTGACGTGGCGATCGCGATCACCCACTCGGGCTCCACGTGGGACGCGATCGAGCCGCTGCGGGTCGCCTTCGACCGGGGCGCGACGACGGTCGCGATCACCGGCCGCCCGGACGGCCCCGTCTCGCAGTACGCCGACCACCTCCTCACCACCTCCACGGCCCGCGAGAGCGAGTTGCGCCCGGCGGCGATGTCCAGCCGTACGAGCCAACTGCTCGTCGTCGACTGCCTGTTCATAGGCGTGGCGCAGCGTACGTACGAGACGGCGGCGCCCGCACTGTCCGCGTCGTACGAGGCGCTCGCGCACCGCCACAGCCCGCGCACCACCCGCTGA
- a CDS encoding DUF4031 domain-containing protein, giving the protein MTVYIDPPTWPGHGRMWSHLVSDVSFDELHAFAASIGCPPRAFERDHYDVPAHRYEDALAAGAVRVGSKELVRRITEAGLRRPKGRPAA; this is encoded by the coding sequence GTGACCGTCTACATCGACCCGCCCACCTGGCCGGGACACGGGCGCATGTGGTCGCACCTGGTCAGCGATGTGTCGTTCGACGAGCTGCACGCGTTCGCCGCGTCGATCGGCTGCCCGCCGCGCGCGTTCGAACGGGACCACTACGACGTGCCCGCGCACCGCTACGAGGACGCGCTGGCCGCCGGGGCGGTACGCGTCGGCTCGAAGGAGCTCGTACGGCGCATCACGGAAGCGGGCCTCAGGCGCCCGAAGGGCCGCCCGGCGGCTTGA
- a CDS encoding glycosyltransferase yields the protein MRLLFTSVPVHSHLAPMLPLVTAARDRGHEVLFVTGPDGVWHPEALGLPAVAAGPPFAESAGRYRRSYPAAVLAGLSAEERVRHLLVHGLIEIAAAEMAEDVVEVVRAWRPDLVVAGPAERAGVIAAALAGVPYVLEDFGPPRSAAFAEPGWRAVEEVVTGRRGPGAGPGPGSGDGRGPGTGRATGEGLGPGVGQATGDERESGAGRATGDGPCQRLDRVPCLEIWPVGMRPDDTVPGGGSGGGWEFAERWPLRAEHLTPEPGERPALFDDLPFEKTVYVTLGTGHGNLPGVLETMVRALHGERVNVVATVGTNGDPARFAGQPPYVRIERYVPQKRLLPYVDLVVCHAGAGTVLGAVAHGLPLVVAPLAADQYDIAAQVVRARVGLLADPGEAANAGGLSADAVRHAFRTVTGDEGFRERAAVVAGEIAAMPGPGEVVDRLVAYAGRRVHA from the coding sequence ATGCGTCTGCTCTTCACGTCCGTGCCGGTCCACAGCCACCTCGCGCCCATGCTCCCCCTGGTGACCGCCGCGCGGGACCGCGGGCACGAGGTCCTCTTCGTGACCGGTCCCGACGGGGTGTGGCATCCCGAGGCGCTCGGCCTGCCCGCCGTCGCCGCGGGGCCGCCCTTCGCCGAGTCGGCCGGGCGCTACCGGCGCTCGTACCCGGCCGCCGTGCTCGCCGGGCTGTCGGCGGAGGAGCGGGTACGGCATCTGCTGGTCCACGGGCTGATCGAGATCGCGGCGGCCGAGATGGCCGAGGACGTGGTGGAGGTGGTCCGCGCCTGGCGCCCCGACCTGGTGGTCGCGGGACCCGCCGAGCGGGCGGGGGTGATCGCCGCCGCCCTGGCCGGCGTCCCGTACGTCTTGGAGGACTTCGGGCCGCCCCGCTCCGCCGCCTTCGCCGAGCCGGGTTGGCGGGCGGTGGAGGAGGTCGTGACGGGCCGCCGGGGGCCGGGGGCCGGGCCGGGGCCGGGGTCTGGAGACGGGCGCGGGCCTGGGACCGGGCGGGCGACGGGCGAGGGGCTCGGGCCTGGGGTCGGGCAGGCGACAGGCGACGAGCGCGAGAGCGGGGCTGGGCGGGCGACGGGCGACGGGCCCTGTCAGCGGCTCGACCGGGTGCCTTGCCTGGAGATCTGGCCCGTCGGGATGCGTCCCGACGACACCGTGCCGGGCGGCGGGTCCGGGGGCGGGTGGGAGTTCGCCGAGCGCTGGCCCCTGCGGGCCGAGCACCTCACGCCCGAGCCGGGCGAACGGCCCGCGCTCTTCGACGACCTGCCCTTCGAGAAGACCGTGTACGTCACCCTCGGCACCGGTCACGGCAACCTGCCCGGCGTCCTGGAGACGATGGTCCGGGCGCTGCACGGCGAGCGCGTCAACGTCGTAGCGACGGTCGGTACGAACGGTGACCCGGCGCGCTTCGCGGGCCAGCCGCCGTACGTACGGATCGAGCGGTACGTCCCGCAGAAGCGGCTGCTTCCGTACGTGGACCTCGTCGTCTGCCACGCGGGGGCGGGCACGGTCCTCGGGGCCGTCGCGCACGGGCTCCCGCTGGTGGTGGCGCCGCTCGCGGCCGACCAGTACGACATCGCGGCGCAGGTGGTCCGCGCCCGCGTGGGGCTGCTGGCGGATCCGGGCGAGGCGGCGAACGCGGGCGGGCTGTCCGCCGACGCCGTACGGCACGCCTTCCGTACGGTGACCGGGGACGAGGGGTTCCGGGAGCGGGCGGCCGTCGTCGCCGGGGAGATCGCCGCGATGCCGGGGCCTGGGGAGGTCGTGGACCGGTTGGTGGCGTACGCGGGGAGGCGTGTCCACGCCTGA
- a CDS encoding thaumatin family protein, translated as MAGTRHRAERTRSGRGWWAGGAGVVVAGAAVVALTWSSLFGGGAGVDSVRSAGVPEASPTVVLPSVSASAPADSPSPSVSGTSKPKPKKKAVAAKTGAAKVEGGESAGPRKSKVGASGGQESAGGVERRGTADTRVVSFVNKESETVWVAALGSPEHPLAATGWKLAPGQRVSVDVPSGWVGRFWGRTGCSFDGAGNGHCETGDCAGGFQCTGSGATPATLAEFALSAPKPGAMDFYDVSMVDGSNLPMYINITRGDTTDPVSASGCVAAGCTKPVACPEKMRFTAGGRVVGCTNPCTAFGGKTYCCEDEWAGRENCVPSRWPVDYTQVFKRAEPYAYSYAFDDSATMPCKGSCDYRVTFGVTT; from the coding sequence ATGGCGGGAACGCGGCACCGGGCGGAACGGACTCGGAGCGGGCGGGGGTGGTGGGCCGGGGGTGCCGGGGTGGTGGTGGCGGGGGCCGCGGTGGTGGCGTTGACGTGGTCCTCGTTGTTCGGGGGCGGGGCGGGCGTGGACTCCGTACGGTCCGCCGGGGTGCCCGAGGCGTCGCCGACGGTTGTGCTGCCGTCCGTCTCGGCGTCGGCTCCCGCGGACAGTCCTTCGCCGTCCGTGTCCGGTACTTCGAAGCCGAAGCCGAAGAAGAAGGCGGTGGCGGCGAAGACGGGGGCGGCGAAGGTTGAGGGGGGTGAGTCGGCTGGGCCCCGGAAGAGCAAGGTCGGCGCCTCCGGGGGGCAGGAGAGCGCGGGCGGGGTCGAGAGGCGGGGTACCGCCGACACCCGCGTTGTCTCGTTCGTGAACAAGGAGAGCGAGACCGTCTGGGTCGCCGCCCTCGGCAGCCCCGAGCACCCCCTCGCCGCCACCGGCTGGAAGCTCGCCCCCGGGCAGCGGGTGTCGGTCGACGTGCCCAGTGGGTGGGTCGGGCGGTTCTGGGGGCGTACCGGCTGCTCCTTCGACGGCGCGGGGAACGGTCACTGCGAGACCGGCGACTGCGCGGGCGGCTTCCAGTGCACCGGCAGCGGGGCGACCCCCGCGACGCTCGCCGAGTTCGCGCTGAGCGCGCCCAAGCCCGGGGCCATGGACTTCTACGACGTGAGCATGGTCGACGGCTCCAACCTGCCGATGTACATCAACATCACCCGCGGCGACACCACCGACCCCGTCAGCGCCTCCGGATGCGTGGCGGCCGGCTGCACGAAGCCGGTCGCGTGCCCGGAGAAGATGCGGTTCACGGCCGGCGGGCGGGTCGTCGGCTGCACGAACCCGTGCACGGCGTTCGGCGGCAAGACGTACTGCTGCGAGGACGAGTGGGCGGGCCGCGAGAACTGCGTGCCCTCGCGCTGGCCGGTCGACTACACGCAGGTGTTCAAGCGGGCCGAGCCGTACGCGTACTCCTACGCCTTCGACGACTCCGCGACCATGCCCTGCAAGGGATCCTGCGACTACCGGGTGACCTTCGGGGTCACCACGTGA
- a CDS encoding Cmx/CmrA family chloramphenicol efflux MFS transporter, with translation MPIAVHTLGLSVFALGTSEFMLSGLLPDIADDMDVSIPTAGLLISAFAIGMVIGAPLLAVATLKLPRRTTLVALISVFGLGQVAGALAPTYGILFASRVVSALACAGFWAVGAGVAVAMVPVTARARAMSVMIGGLSLANVLGVPAGAFLGEHLGWRSAFWAVAAASAVALAGVLALIPRIPLPAEKPRVRRELSLYADRQVWLAVALTALAGGGIFCTFSYLAPLLTDVSGLDSGWVPTVLALFGIGALAGTTTGGRLADAHPFGVLLGGIGASTILLATLALTASHPAVVVPLALLLGFSAFITAPALSARMFNLAAAAPTLAGATSTAAFNLGNTSGPWLGGRVIDANLGYAATAWAGAAMTALAVALAALSLHHHRRTTSEIITGSHLAPKATALGTRQEAGTRLVADE, from the coding sequence ATGCCGATAGCCGTCCACACCCTGGGTCTGTCCGTCTTCGCCCTCGGGACCAGCGAGTTCATGCTCTCCGGCCTCCTCCCGGACATCGCCGACGACATGGACGTGTCCATCCCCACGGCCGGACTCCTCATCTCCGCCTTCGCCATCGGCATGGTGATCGGGGCGCCCCTGCTGGCCGTGGCCACGCTCAAGCTGCCGCGCCGCACCACCCTCGTCGCCCTGATCTCGGTCTTCGGCCTCGGCCAGGTCGCGGGCGCGCTGGCCCCGACGTACGGGATCCTCTTCGCCTCGCGCGTCGTGAGCGCCCTCGCCTGCGCCGGGTTCTGGGCGGTCGGCGCCGGGGTGGCCGTCGCGATGGTCCCGGTCACCGCGCGCGCCCGCGCCATGTCGGTGATGATCGGCGGGCTCTCCCTCGCGAACGTGCTCGGCGTCCCCGCCGGCGCGTTCCTCGGCGAACACCTGGGCTGGCGCTCGGCGTTCTGGGCCGTCGCCGCGGCCTCCGCCGTCGCGCTCGCCGGCGTACTGGCCCTGATCCCCCGCATCCCCCTCCCCGCCGAGAAGCCGCGGGTCCGCCGGGAACTCTCCCTCTACGCCGACCGCCAGGTCTGGCTGGCCGTCGCCCTGACCGCGCTCGCGGGCGGCGGCATCTTCTGCACGTTCTCGTACCTCGCCCCGCTCCTGACCGACGTGTCCGGCCTGGACAGCGGCTGGGTCCCGACCGTACTGGCCCTCTTCGGCATCGGCGCCCTGGCCGGTACGACGACGGGCGGCCGCCTCGCCGACGCCCACCCCTTCGGTGTCCTCCTCGGCGGCATCGGCGCGTCCACGATCCTCCTGGCCACCCTGGCCCTCACCGCCTCCCACCCCGCCGTCGTCGTCCCCCTGGCGCTCCTCCTCGGCTTCTCCGCCTTCATCACGGCCCCGGCCCTCAGCGCCCGCATGTTCAACCTCGCCGCGGCGGCCCCCACCCTGGCCGGCGCCACCTCCACGGCGGCCTTCAACCTCGGCAACACCAGCGGCCCCTGGCTCGGCGGCAGAGTGATCGACGCGAACCTCGGCTACGCGGCCACGGCCTGGGCAGGCGCCGCGATGACAGCCCTGGCGGTCGCCCTGGCCGCACTCTCCCTCCACCACCACCGCCGCACGACAAGCGAAATCATCACGGGCTCACACCTCGCACCCAAGGCCACGGCGCTCGGCACGCGGCAGGAGGCCGGGACCCGGCTCGTCGCGGACGAGTGA
- a CDS encoding HD domain-containing protein has product MPDLDHGPDATPGPALRDRFATTLREAAQGAEIRDPYPYADQLLTRWSEPQRRYHTVDHLRAVLDHVDTLARYADDPDLVRLAAWFHDAVYRPDRSENEERSARLAELALPEAGLSQDGTDEVARLVRLTTTHAAAEDDRNGAVLCDADLAVLGSPPETYDAYAAAVREEYGFIPEADFRAGRAAILEQLLDLPRLFRTPHGELEWEARARRNLAAELRTLTA; this is encoded by the coding sequence ATGCCCGACCTCGACCACGGCCCGGACGCCACGCCAGGACCCGCCCTCCGGGACCGCTTCGCCACCACTCTGCGCGAAGCGGCCCAGGGGGCGGAGATCCGCGACCCGTACCCCTACGCCGACCAGCTCCTCACCCGCTGGTCCGAGCCCCAGCGGCGGTACCACACCGTCGACCACCTCCGCGCGGTCCTCGACCACGTCGACACGCTGGCGCGGTACGCCGACGACCCGGACCTCGTCCGCCTCGCCGCCTGGTTCCACGACGCGGTCTACCGCCCGGACCGCTCGGAGAACGAGGAACGCTCCGCCCGTCTCGCCGAACTCGCCCTGCCCGAGGCCGGGTTGAGCCAGGACGGCACGGACGAGGTGGCCCGGCTCGTCCGCCTCACCACCACCCACGCCGCCGCCGAGGACGACCGCAACGGCGCCGTCCTGTGCGACGCGGACCTCGCCGTCCTCGGCTCGCCCCCGGAAACGTACGACGCGTACGCGGCCGCCGTGCGCGAGGAGTACGGCTTCATCCCCGAGGCCGACTTCCGGGCGGGCCGGGCCGCGATCCTGGAGCAACTCCTCGATCTGCCGCGCCTGTTCCGCACCCCGCACGGCGAACTGGAGTGGGAGGCCCGCGCCCGCAGGAACCTGGCGGCGGAGCTGCGCACGCTGACGGCGTAG
- a CDS encoding heavy metal translocating P-type ATPase, translating into MNVTQGSDTGTEATAPVSVELLIGGMTCASCAARVEKKLNRMDGVEATVNYATEKAKVSYRGDDISVQDLVATVEATGYTAREPVPDPPAPTASPQESAAEAGKGAGKEAGKESGEEDAALRPLRERLITAVLLSVPVIAMAMIPALQFTNWQWLSLTLAAPVVTYAAWPFHRAAWTNARHGAATMDTLISLGTSAAFLWSVWALFFGTAGMPGMTHPFEFTLSRSDGSGNIYLEAAAGVTAFLLAGRYFEARAKRRAGAALRTLLELGAKEVTVLRDGLETVIPTGQLTVGDRFLVRPGEKIATDGTVVEGSSAVDASMLTGESVPVEVSAGDAVTGATLNAGGRLVVEATRIGSDTQLARMARMVEDAQNGKAAAQRLADRISAVFVPVVMGLALATLGFWLGVGAGAAAAFTAAVAVLIIACPCALGLATPTALMVGTGRGAQLGILIKGPEVLESTRRVDTIVLDKTGTVTTGRMTLLATHSADGTDKRDVLRLAGALEHASEHPLARAVAEAATARAGTLPTPEDFANLPGLGVQGVVEGHAVLVGRVRLLAEWEIHLPESLETARKAAEAAGRTAIAVAWDGEARGLLEVADAIKETSPEAVRQLRTLGLTPILLTGDNQAVAESVAAQVGIDQVIAEVMPEDKVGVVKRLQAEGRTVAMAGDGVNDAAALAQADLGLAMGTGTDAAIEAADLTLVRGDLRATADAVRLARRTLNTIRGNLFWAFAYNLAALPLAAAGLLNPMIAGAAMAFSSVFVVGNSLRLRRFTSLSPTADRPS; encoded by the coding sequence ATGAACGTCACCCAGGGCAGCGACACCGGCACCGAGGCGACCGCGCCGGTCTCCGTTGAACTCCTCATCGGCGGCATGACCTGCGCCTCCTGCGCCGCCCGCGTCGAGAAGAAGCTCAACCGCATGGACGGCGTCGAGGCCACGGTGAACTACGCCACCGAGAAGGCCAAGGTCAGCTACCGCGGCGACGACATCTCCGTACAGGACCTCGTCGCCACCGTCGAAGCCACCGGCTACACCGCCCGTGAACCCGTACCCGATCCGCCCGCGCCCACCGCCTCCCCGCAGGAATCCGCGGCGGAGGCCGGGAAGGGAGCCGGGAAGGAGGCCGGGAAGGAAAGCGGCGAGGAGGACGCCGCCCTGCGCCCCCTCCGCGAGCGCCTGATCACCGCCGTCCTCCTCTCGGTCCCCGTCATCGCGATGGCGATGATCCCCGCCCTCCAGTTCACCAACTGGCAGTGGCTGTCCCTCACCCTCGCCGCCCCCGTCGTCACCTACGCCGCCTGGCCCTTCCACCGCGCCGCGTGGACCAACGCCCGGCACGGCGCCGCCACGATGGACACGCTCATCTCGCTCGGCACGTCGGCGGCGTTCCTCTGGTCGGTCTGGGCCCTGTTCTTCGGTACGGCGGGCATGCCCGGCATGACCCACCCCTTCGAGTTCACCCTCTCCCGCTCCGACGGCTCCGGGAACATCTATCTCGAAGCCGCCGCGGGCGTCACCGCCTTCCTCCTGGCCGGCCGCTACTTCGAGGCGCGCGCCAAGCGCAGGGCCGGGGCCGCCCTCCGTACGCTGCTGGAGCTGGGCGCGAAGGAGGTCACCGTCCTGCGCGACGGCCTCGAAACCGTCATCCCCACCGGGCAGTTGACGGTCGGCGACCGCTTCCTCGTACGGCCGGGCGAGAAGATCGCCACCGACGGCACGGTCGTCGAGGGCTCCTCGGCCGTGGACGCCTCCATGCTGACCGGCGAGTCCGTCCCGGTGGAGGTCTCCGCGGGCGACGCCGTCACCGGCGCGACCCTCAACGCCGGGGGCCGGCTGGTCGTCGAGGCCACGCGGATCGGCTCCGACACCCAACTCGCGCGTATGGCACGGATGGTGGAGGACGCCCAGAACGGCAAGGCCGCCGCCCAGCGCCTCGCCGACAGGATCTCGGCCGTGTTCGTCCCGGTGGTCATGGGCCTCGCGCTCGCCACGCTCGGCTTCTGGCTGGGCGTCGGGGCCGGCGCGGCGGCCGCCTTCACCGCCGCCGTCGCCGTGCTGATCATCGCCTGCCCCTGCGCGCTGGGCCTGGCCACCCCGACCGCCCTGATGGTCGGTACGGGGCGGGGCGCCCAGCTCGGCATCCTCATCAAGGGCCCCGAGGTGCTGGAGTCGACCCGCCGCGTCGACACGATCGTGCTCGACAAGACGGGCACGGTCACCACCGGCCGGATGACGCTCCTCGCCACCCACAGCGCGGACGGTACGGACAAGCGCGACGTCCTGCGCCTGGCGGGCGCGCTGGAGCACGCCTCCGAGCACCCCCTCGCCCGCGCCGTCGCCGAGGCGGCCACCGCCCGCGCCGGCACGCTCCCCACCCCCGAGGACTTCGCGAACCTCCCCGGCCTCGGCGTCCAGGGCGTCGTCGAGGGACACGCCGTCCTCGTGGGCCGGGTGCGGCTCCTCGCCGAATGGGAGATCCACCTCCCCGAGTCGCTGGAGACGGCCAGGAAGGCGGCCGAGGCGGCGGGCCGCACCGCGATCGCGGTGGCCTGGGACGGCGAGGCGCGCGGCCTCCTGGAGGTCGCCGACGCGATCAAGGAGACCAGCCCGGAGGCCGTACGGCAGCTCCGCACGCTGGGCCTGACACCGATCCTGCTCACCGGCGACAACCAGGCCGTCGCGGAATCGGTCGCCGCCCAGGTGGGCATCGACCAGGTGATCGCCGAGGTCATGCCCGAGGACAAGGTCGGCGTCGTCAAGCGGCTCCAGGCCGAGGGCAGGACCGTCGCCATGGCCGGCGACGGGGTCAACGACGCCGCCGCGCTCGCGCAGGCCGACCTGGGACTCGCCATGGGTACGGGTACGGACGCGGCGATCGAGGCCGCCGACCTGACGCTCGTACGGGGCGACCTGCGGGCCACCGCCGACGCCGTCCGCCTGGCCCGCCGCACCCTGAACACCATCAGGGGCAACCTGTTCTGGGCCTTCGCGTACAACCTCGCCGCGCTGCCGCTGGCCGCCGCCGGACTCCTCAACCCGATGATCGCCGGCGCGGCGATGGCGTTCTCGTCGGTCTTCGTCGTCGGCAACAGCCTGCGGCTGCGCCGCTTCACGTCCCTGTCGCCCACCGCGGACAGGCCCTCCTGA
- a CDS encoding copper homeostasis protein CutC, translated as MSKRAVLEVIALDAEDAVAARSGGADRLELVTDMAADGLTPPRETFAKIRDAVDIPLRVMLRLSDGFAAGGADGVEALVDAARGLRAEGADEFVFGFLDEDGTPDLVTVERLVAELDGCRWTFHRAIDRAVDRDELRKQLADLPGLDTFLTAGAAEGVDQGLPTLLAEAVASGRGEPGYGACLLVGGGLRLSHVPALRAGGVEAFHIGGAARPFGWGGPVSTASVLSWREALDA; from the coding sequence ATGAGCAAGCGTGCAGTCCTGGAGGTGATCGCTCTCGACGCGGAGGACGCGGTCGCCGCGCGGAGCGGGGGCGCGGACCGGCTCGAACTCGTCACCGACATGGCGGCCGACGGCCTGACCCCGCCCCGGGAGACGTTCGCGAAGATCCGGGACGCCGTCGACATCCCCCTCCGGGTGATGCTGCGGCTGTCCGACGGCTTCGCGGCGGGCGGCGCGGACGGCGTGGAGGCGCTCGTGGACGCGGCGCGGGGGCTGCGGGCCGAGGGCGCGGACGAGTTCGTCTTCGGCTTCCTCGACGAGGACGGGACGCCGGACCTGGTGACCGTCGAACGGCTGGTGGCGGAGCTGGACGGATGCCGGTGGACGTTCCACCGGGCGATCGACCGGGCCGTCGACCGCGACGAGCTCCGCAAGCAGCTCGCGGACCTGCCGGGGCTGGACACGTTCCTCACGGCGGGGGCCGCGGAGGGGGTGGACCAGGGCCTTCCGACGCTCCTCGCCGAGGCGGTGGCCTCCGGCCGGGGGGAGCCCGGCTACGGGGCGTGCTTGCTGGTCGGGGGTGGGTTGCGGCTTTCGCATGTGCCGGCTTTGCGGGCGGGGGGTGTGGAGGCGTTCCATATCGGGGGGGCGGCGCGCCCCTTCGGTTGGGGCGGTCCGGTATCGACGGCGTCGGTCCTCTCGTGGCGCGAGGCACTGGACGCGTAA